In the genome of Segatella copri, one region contains:
- a CDS encoding DUF1016 N-terminal domain-containing protein, with the protein MKQLNKKYNDEDNMLVNDLRSIVSKARSKAFAAVNYSLVERNRRIGQRIVEQEQNGASRAEYGKHVIEVASAALTKEFGKGFSETNIMNFKKFYLKFKELTIPQTLSEEFKKQKQQTLSDEFSLLPKKGQTQSAQSELRLLPWSHYERLIRVEDKKAREWYAKEAYEQGWSFRT; encoded by the coding sequence ATGAAGCAACTCAACAAGAAATATAACGATGAAGACAATATGCTCGTCAACGACTTGCGCTCCATCGTCAGCAAGGCTCGCAGCAAAGCATTTGCTGCCGTCAATTATTCTCTGGTGGAAAGAAACAGGAGAATAGGACAACGTATTGTAGAACAGGAACAGAACGGAGCATCACGTGCTGAATACGGAAAGCATGTGATAGAGGTTGCTTCGGCTGCTTTGACCAAGGAATTCGGAAAAGGATTCTCTGAGACAAACATCATGAATTTCAAGAAGTTCTACCTGAAATTCAAAGAGTTAACAATTCCTCAGACACTGTCTGAGGAATTCAAAAAGCAAAAACAGCAGACACTGTCTGATGAATTTTCTTTGCTACCCAAAAAAGGTCAGACACAGTCTGCCCAATCCGAGTTACGCCTTCTTCCTTGGTCTCATTACGAGCGTCTTATACGAGTAGAAGACAAAAAGGCTCGTGAATGGTATGCAAAGGAGGCATATGAGCAAGGTTGGAGTTTCAGAACCTAG